The following coding sequences lie in one Candidatus Promineifilum breve genomic window:
- a CDS encoding terminase, with protein MSMIAPTKQATARRDIAAKLQESNRAAALTAGMIRPHWTPNPDADDQPNPQRLALESAADELYYGGAAGGGKSDLLLGCALTQHRRAVVFRRVYPNLDAIIERSIEIVGNDGGFNKATRVWRLPRCRLEFEACQHESDKTKQQGRPRDFYGFDEITEFTRTQYQFIIGWNRTTNPDQRCRVIVTGNPPLDADGAWVMEEWGPWLDPDFPDPAEPGELRWYYHDRDNNVVWLRTAAPVEIDGVTTVPRSRTFIPARLGDNPHLAADGRYLALLNSMPEPLRSCLRDGDFRAAAGVDPWQVIPTDWVRAAQQRWQESDPPSGAPDCLGVDVARGGQDRTALIARYGNWYSRPQTWPGSMTTDGPTVAGLVQAAYPNAERLHVDVIGVGSSAYDSLAAMYSRGRVSDARPVNVSEASRYTDRSGKLRMRNLRAELYWRLRDALDPDRGDDVALPPGNEIVADLCSARYRVLAGGVVEVESKEDIRSRLGRSPDVGDALLLAHYRPAIHSLPERQAEQPSRWRNQGF; from the coding sequence ATGTCGATGATCGCCCCGACTAAACAGGCCACGGCACGGCGCGACATCGCCGCCAAACTCCAGGAATCGAACCGCGCCGCCGCGCTCACGGCGGGGATGATTCGCCCGCACTGGACACCCAACCCCGACGCCGACGACCAACCCAACCCGCAACGCCTAGCCCTGGAATCGGCCGCCGACGAACTGTACTACGGCGGCGCGGCCGGTGGCGGCAAATCCGATCTCCTGCTGGGCTGTGCCCTGACCCAGCACCGGCGGGCGGTCGTCTTCCGGCGCGTTTACCCGAACCTGGACGCCATCATCGAGCGTAGCATTGAGATCGTCGGCAACGATGGCGGGTTCAACAAGGCCACGCGGGTCTGGCGACTGCCGCGCTGCCGGCTGGAATTCGAGGCGTGTCAGCACGAGAGCGACAAAACCAAACAGCAGGGTCGGCCGCGAGATTTCTACGGCTTTGATGAGATCACCGAGTTCACGCGCACCCAATACCAGTTCATCATCGGCTGGAACCGCACGACCAACCCTGACCAACGCTGCCGGGTGATTGTGACCGGCAACCCGCCGCTCGACGCCGATGGGGCGTGGGTGATGGAGGAGTGGGGGCCGTGGCTCGACCCGGACTTCCCCGACCCGGCCGAACCGGGCGAACTGCGTTGGTACTACCACGACCGGGATAACAACGTCGTCTGGCTGCGCACAGCCGCGCCGGTCGAAATCGACGGCGTGACGACCGTGCCGCGCTCGCGGACGTTCATCCCGGCGCGGCTGGGCGACAACCCTCATCTGGCCGCCGACGGCCGCTATCTGGCGCTGTTGAACTCCATGCCCGAACCATTGCGAAGCTGCCTGCGCGACGGCGATTTCCGCGCCGCGGCCGGGGTTGACCCGTGGCAGGTGATACCGACCGATTGGGTGCGGGCGGCGCAGCAGCGGTGGCAGGAGAGCGATCCGCCCAGCGGCGCGCCCGACTGCCTCGGCGTGGACGTGGCCCGCGGCGGACAGGACAGGACGGCCCTCATCGCCCGCTACGGCAACTGGTACAGTCGGCCGCAGACCTGGCCGGGGTCGATGACGACCGACGGGCCGACGGTGGCCGGGCTGGTACAGGCGGCCTACCCCAACGCCGAGCGTTTGCACGTCGATGTCATCGGCGTGGGGTCATCGGCCTATGACTCATTGGCGGCGATGTACAGCCGGGGCCGGGTCAGTGACGCCCGCCCGGTGAACGTGTCCGAGGCCAGCCGCTACACCGACCGCAGTGGCAAATTGCGGATGCGCAACCTGCGGGCCGAACTGTATTGGCGGCTACGCGACGCGCTCGACCCCGACCGTGGTGATGACGTGGCGCTGCCGCCGGGCAATGAGATAGTGGCCGACCTGTGCAGCGCCCGCTACCGCGTGTTGGCCGGGGGCGTGGTCGAGGTCGAATCGAAAGAGGATATTCGCTCGCGGCTCGGCCGTTCGCCGGACGTGGGCGACGCCCTGCTGCTGGCCCACTATCGGCCAGCCATTCATTCACTGCCTGAGCGACAAGCCGAACAGCCCAGCCGTTGGCGCAATCAAGGATTCTGA